A region of Necator americanus strain Aroian chromosome I, whole genome shotgun sequence DNA encodes the following proteins:
- a CDS encoding hypothetical protein (NECATOR_CHRI.G2860.T1), producing the protein MSYTIDNIPPLTLGFGKQPVEALPIENEPYWFGGSTVLFALVLLGMSLSDTPTLAQTSKCCTWLGQHGKEATAEKIGVPIRHAAMKPWDPSHPITTVLGAGHQHMGPSHTVLSHSFRRHTN; encoded by the coding sequence ATGAGCTACACTATCGACAACATACCTCCATTAACACTTGGTTTTGGAAAGCAACCTGTCGAAGCACTTCCGATAGAAAATGAACCATACTGGTTTGGTGGTTCCACTGTTTTATTTGCATTGGTGTTGTTGGGAATGAGTTTATCGGATACTCCCACGTTAGCTCAAACAAGCAAATGCTGCACTTGGTTAGGACAACACGGCAAGGAAGCAACGGCAGAAAAAATAGGTGTACCTATTCGCCATGCCGCCATGAAgccatgggacccgtcgcaccccattacGACGGTTCTTGGCGCTGGACACCAACACATGGGACCATCCCACACCGTTTTGTCGCATTCCTTTCGCAGGCACACCAATTGA